GAGGTGGAACTGTTGTTCTGACACGACTCGTGTCCGTGCGTCGCGGCGTGGTGATGATACCAGTGGATGAACTGTTCGAGGCCGAAGAACGAGCAGAAGCCACCGATGAACGAGAGGAACAGCGAAAGCGTGTTTTCGCTCCCTGCCTCTCCGATCGCCTGGGCGGGTGATGCAAGAGGGCACCGCCGATGAGTCCGCCCGCGGCCAGTGCGATCAGCGCTAACAACAGGCGGTCGACCAGTTCGTCGCGGACGAAGAGCGTGAGGACGCCGATCCACGCGATGAGGCTGATTCCAACAGTCGCCGCGACGATCCAACCGAGCGACCCCGTATCAATGAATCAGCATATCCGGTCGGTCGTGTTCCGCGCTGCCGGGACCGACCCCAGTCGGGAGTTCCTCCGTCGAGCCGTCGCAGTGACGTGCGTCGACGAAGGTCCAGCCGTTCAGTCGCCCGGGCGAGGCCGGCGTCATCTCGCCGCTTTGAGACCGACGAACGAGCCCTCCCCGAACCCCTCCGCGATGGGTTCCGGGCCGTCGATCTCGTCGACCCAGTGGTAGATCGTCTGGACGAAGTCGAACTCGGTGAAACCGGCGGCTTCGAGCGCCTCGACGAGTTCCTCCGTCGAGACGAACACCGCGTCCCGGTAGAACGGGTTCGTCTCCTTCGTTTCGAGATATCGCTGCCCGACGGGGCTGTCCTCGTCGATGTATCCGATCACGAGCGTGCCGGACGGCCCGAGCACCCGTTCCGCCTCCGCGAGCGTCCGAGGAACGTCGTCGACGAAACAGATCGTGGTCACGATCAGTGCGGTATCGAAGCTGTCGTCCGCGAACGGGAGGTGTTCAGCGACGCCGCGAACCACGTCGATTCCCCGGGCGCGCGCGTATCCGAGCATCTCCTGGGCCGGGTCGATGCCGACCTGCATGCCCAGTGGGGCCGCGAACCGCCCGCTTCCGACGCCGATCTCGACCCGGTATCCGGTCGTCTCCAGGAGACGTCCCAAGGCCGCTATCTCCGACTGATACGCGTCTTCGTGTTCCTCGAACCAGTTGTCGTACCGTTCGGTGTGCGCCTCGAACGGAGCTGTCTTCGGCATGGTTACACGGACGACACGTAGCCATACCAAGATTCGCCCCGACGAGGCCGACAGAACAGATCACCTGAGAAACACTCGTTACCGAACCCGTCGTCGTTGAGGGGACGGACGAACCCTCGACGATCGAGGAGGGTGGCGCTGGGTTCGAGGGGATCAAACTCCTGCTCTGTGAGGACCCGCTGCTACCGATCGCCGAACGGTACACGGAGACGAGACTCCGCCCCGAGGAGGGGTTCCGGTTCGACCTGCGCGAGCTGGGACTCCCGTCGGAGACGACGTTGGCAGTCGTCGTCAACCCGAACAACCCGAACGGCGGGTCGTTCGACGTGGAGGCGCTTCCGGACCTGCTCGAAGCCAACTCCCGGGCGTGGGTTCTGGTCGACGAGGCGTTCGTCGACTTCGTCGACGGGTCGGTCGTGCAGCTGGTCCCCGAGTACGACAGCCGCCTCGTGGCCCGAAGGCTGTCGAAAACCCACGGTTTGGCGGGCTTTCGCGTGGGATACACGGTCGCGACGCTCGGACACGAGACGAAGGTCCGCGACCGGATCGAGCGACTCCGGCCGTGGACGGAGGAACTGGTCGACGGGCTCCGGTCGCAGGGCGTCACGACGTGCCCGACGGAGACGTACCTCTTCCTCGCGGATCTCAGCCCCCACGACGCCGGTGAGGTCGCGACGCGGTTACGTGAGCGGGTCGTCGAGGGGCTCGCCGAGACACTGTGATCGCGAGACGCTAGACGACCGACCGGCTTCGCTCGACCGCCTGGAGGGCGGATACTGGTCGTGGGCCGTCAGGTGGAGCCGTGTGGCGTCGGACGCGAGCGGTCAGAACTCTCTGCCGGTCGCTTCCTCCGCGGTCTCCTCGATACCCTCCGAGATCGCTTCGTCGACGCCGCCGGACAGGTACCCTTCGATCGCTTCCGAGAGTATCTTGAGTAGATTCATACGGCCGGCTCGTCCGGGACATATAAGAAGATAACGTGTCGCAAGTCCGACTCGAAAACGGGTCGCTACCTGTCAAAAGCGCGCCCGAGTGTCGCACGACGCGGGGCCCGACGAGAGTTCGGACACCGACGTTCGACAGAACTATTTACTCGTACAGTGTAGATCTGCTCGATGGATCACCTCGACGAGATCAGCATCGAGGAACTGCAACGGGCACTCGACGAGGTAGAGGGAAAGAAGCCGACGCAGCGACTGTTAGCCGCGATCGCGTACAAGAACGGCGTCACACAGACGGAGCTGGCGGAGTGGTACGGCGTCCAGCGGCGGACGATCTACAACTGGCTCAAACGGCTCGAAGCCGAACCGCTTGATGCGGCCGTCGAGGACGCGCGCCGGCCGGGACGACCGCGACGACTGTCCAGCGAGCAACAGAACGAACTGGAGCGGACGCTCCACGGAGCGCCTGCGGAGGCGGGCTACGACGAAGCCGAGTGGACGCCCGCACTCGTTCAGCAGTTCCTCCGGGACGCGTTCGACGTGGACTACTCGCTCCCCAGTTGCCGGCGGTTCATGAACGAGGCAGGGGTCTGAAGGGTAGTTCACTCGCCCGCCGGTGACCGGTGATCCCTCGAAGGACCTAGACGGCGGCCGCGGTCGCTCGGAGATCAACCTCCCCCCATCGAGCCCGTCTATCCGGTGAAAAGCGAGCAACGACATCTGACAGTTACTAGTGACGAGCGTCGGTTCGCTCGACCGATCCACCCGCGGTTCGCGCCGAACGTTCATCACCCCGGGGTGAGACACCAGGTCATGTCCAGTACGGCGTCGCTCTCGGAGCCGCGAGTGCTCGCGCACACGAAGCGCCGCCTCTTCCCCGACGCGGACGAGCCGAACACGTACTCGGTCGTCGACACACAGTTCGCGATGGACGAGTGGCGCTCCGGCGAGTCGATCCCCCCGGACGTTCACGAACGGCTCGCCCCGTTCAACCACGTCCGGGTCGGATCGGGCTATCCGGATCTCGTTGGCGTCCGACTGCTGGAGTCGGAGCTCCTGGCGGTCGAGCGGTTCGGCGACCAGCCCCCGCTGATCGCCGTCGAGGCGAAAGGGCGGACGAGGTCGGGTGCGGTCGACGTCGAGCGCGGCGTCGTGCAGGCGTACGACCGCCTCCACGAGGCCAACGCCGCCTACCTCGCGGCACCGGTTCGAGCGATCTCGCCGTCGGCACGGACGCTGGCTCGCGAACTCAACGTCGGCGTGCTCGGGGTCGAGACGGACGGAGCCGTCGAGGCGCTGGAGGTGCCGCGCGTCGTCGGGAACCGGACCGCCGACGACGCGACGGCCATCCGGTTTCAGGCCACCGCACAGGGGGTCGCGAACAGGTCGTTCGGACTGAACCACCCGAAGAACTACCTCGCGTACCCGCTGGCGCTATCCCACGACGGCGAC
This Salinigranum marinum DNA region includes the following protein-coding sequences:
- a CDS encoding class I SAM-dependent methyltransferase, with the protein product MPKTAPFEAHTERYDNWFEEHEDAYQSEIAALGRLLETTGYRVEIGVGSGRFAAPLGMQVGIDPAQEMLGYARARGIDVVRGVAEHLPFADDSFDTALIVTTICFVDDVPRTLAEAERVLGPSGTLVIGYIDEDSPVGQRYLETKETNPFYRDAVFVSTEELVEALEAAGFTEFDFVQTIYHWVDEIDGPEPIAEGFGEGSFVGLKAAR
- a CDS encoding aminotransferase class I/II-fold pyridoxal phosphate-dependent enzyme; protein product: MAVVVNPNNPNGGSFDVEALPDLLEANSRAWVLVDEAFVDFVDGSVVQLVPEYDSRLVARRLSKTHGLAGFRVGYTVATLGHETKVRDRIERLRPWTEELVDGLRSQGVTTCPTETYLFLADLSPHDAGEVATRLRERVVEGLAETL